Proteins encoded within one genomic window of Amycolatopsis nigrescens CSC17Ta-90:
- a CDS encoding PepSY-associated TM helix domain-containing protein, translating to MATSGTDQQSRDPAPQVKAKRPAAGRGSAVRVLARRLHFLAGIVVAPFLVAQCLTGLVYVFSPQIHDSLYASQLYVDSQNGERRPVSEQVSAALTAHPEATARSVITRPEPDRTTRVLLSVPGAEGIGAAAKARTVFVDPYTNYLNGELTTADNRMPANTWLRDLHSNLHLGAPGRLYAELAASWLPLIIVGGLVLWLAQPRRRKRVRTRELLVPSARAKGGWSRLRGVHGPLGLWLALGLLLVGITGLAMSQYAGGRANQEVDPLHLRAPALVAAPVEIPPNAAPIGLDRALAVAEAEGLTGELILTLPQGPGGVFTAAERSAGLPVQRDSIAIHPYTAQVTERIGWGDYSLAAALSTLGTEFHTGTLFGLANQILVTALVLGLLVLIVLGYRMWWVRSPYRARWASLPPPAWRQLPRRTLLLTLPAAAALGWLLPVLGVSLVGFILVDGLLTTINRRRRQKPLT from the coding sequence TTGGCCACGTCCGGCACCGACCAGCAGTCCCGCGACCCGGCTCCTCAGGTCAAAGCGAAGCGGCCAGCCGCCGGCCGGGGCAGCGCCGTGCGGGTGCTCGCCCGCCGGCTGCATTTCCTGGCCGGGATCGTGGTCGCACCGTTCCTCGTCGCGCAGTGCCTGACCGGGCTCGTCTACGTGTTCAGCCCGCAGATCCACGACAGCCTGTATGCATCGCAGCTCTACGTGGACAGCCAGAACGGCGAGCGGCGGCCGGTTTCCGAACAGGTCTCCGCGGCGCTCACCGCGCACCCGGAAGCGACGGCGAGGTCGGTCATCACCCGGCCCGAACCGGACCGCACCACCCGGGTCCTGCTGTCGGTACCCGGTGCGGAGGGCATCGGTGCCGCCGCCAAGGCCAGGACCGTGTTCGTGGACCCGTACACCAACTACCTCAACGGCGAGCTGACCACAGCCGACAACCGGATGCCGGCCAACACCTGGCTCCGCGACCTGCACAGCAACCTGCACCTGGGTGCGCCCGGACGGCTGTACGCGGAACTCGCGGCGAGTTGGCTGCCACTCATCATCGTCGGCGGACTGGTGCTCTGGCTCGCCCAGCCCCGCCGCCGGAAACGGGTGCGCACAAGAGAACTGCTCGTGCCCTCGGCCCGCGCCAAGGGCGGCTGGTCCCGGCTGCGCGGCGTGCACGGACCGCTCGGCCTGTGGCTGGCGCTCGGCCTGCTCCTGGTCGGAATCACCGGCCTGGCCATGTCCCAGTACGCCGGTGGCCGGGCGAATCAGGAGGTCGACCCGCTGCACCTGCGAGCGCCGGCACTGGTCGCGGCACCGGTCGAGATACCGCCGAACGCCGCGCCGATCGGCCTTGACCGGGCGCTGGCCGTGGCCGAGGCCGAAGGACTCACCGGCGAGCTGATCCTGACCTTGCCGCAGGGACCCGGTGGCGTGTTCACCGCCGCCGAGCGGTCGGCGGGCCTGCCGGTCCAGCGGGACAGCATCGCGATCCACCCCTACACCGCACAGGTGACCGAGCGAATCGGCTGGGGCGACTACTCGCTGGCCGCCGCGCTCAGCACCCTTGGCACCGAGTTCCACACCGGCACGCTGTTCGGCCTTGCCAACCAGATCCTGGTCACGGCGCTGGTGCTGGGTCTGCTCGTGCTGATCGTGCTGGGCTACCGGATGTGGTGGGTGCGCAGCCCCTACCGCGCCCGCTGGGCCTCGCTGCCGCCGCCGGCCTGGCGCCAGCTCCCCCGCCGAACCCTGCTCCTCACCCTGCCGGCCGCGGCCGCGCTCGGCTGGCTGCTGCCGGTGCTCGGCGTCAGCCTGGTCGGATTCATCCTCGTCGACGGCCTGCTCACCACGATCAACCGCCGACGGCGGCAGAAACCTCTCACTTGA
- a CDS encoding helix-turn-helix domain-containing protein, which produces MNSFGTDARSLSADALEALRRRAVAAVESGMSQVEAARLYGVSRKTVGVWVRAHRQGGEQAFRARRRGRHPGAHLALAGSQQAWLFKTILNGPPDEAGLRYRVWTRAAVAELINREFGIPLSATTVGQYLVRWQLVPESNMLDVLRHGPVPELPVQRRTSEPVACRISEPGAEVLWVAWTRVRPPLEICVEYQRADVLLAVSNRATLFFLANRHAYEAEQIFGFSARLRDQLKRNIKIVVCWWPVEKFELLRTWMREDPCVTVLNTDSPFK; this is translated from the coding sequence TTGAACAGTTTTGGCACCGACGCGCGCAGCCTGTCCGCGGACGCCCTGGAGGCGCTCCGCCGCAGAGCCGTGGCCGCGGTCGAATCGGGAATGTCCCAGGTCGAGGCCGCCCGGCTGTACGGCGTTTCCAGAAAGACGGTGGGGGTGTGGGTCCGTGCCCACCGCCAGGGCGGCGAACAGGCGTTCCGGGCCCGGCGGCGCGGCAGGCATCCCGGCGCGCATCTCGCGCTGGCGGGCTCACAGCAGGCCTGGCTGTTCAAGACGATCCTGAACGGCCCGCCGGACGAGGCCGGGCTGCGCTACCGGGTCTGGACCCGCGCCGCGGTGGCGGAACTGATCAACCGGGAGTTCGGCATCCCGCTCAGCGCGACCACCGTCGGGCAGTACCTGGTCCGCTGGCAGCTCGTGCCGGAGTCCAACATGCTCGACGTGCTGCGCCACGGTCCCGTCCCCGAGCTGCCGGTCCAGCGAAGGACCTCCGAACCGGTGGCCTGCCGGATCTCCGAGCCGGGGGCCGAGGTGCTGTGGGTGGCCTGGACGCGGGTTCGGCCGCCGCTGGAGATCTGCGTGGAGTACCAGCGCGCCGACGTGCTGCTCGCCGTCTCCAACCGGGCCACCCTGTTCTTCCTGGCGAACCGGCACGCCTACGAAGCGGAGCAGATCTTCGGGTTTTCGGCCAGGTTGCGCGATCAGCTCAAGCGAAACATCAAGATAGTGGTCTGCTGGTGGCCGGTGGAGAAGTTCGAACTGCTGCGGACCTGGATGCGTGAAGATCCCTGCGTCACCGTGCTGAACACCGATTCTCCGTTCAAGTGA
- a CDS encoding YcnI family protein: MPRWFRSIAVGLLSAAGVLFAGPAAFAHVSVSPEIAEPGKRVTAAFRVPNERDNTSTVELVVTMPTEHPVSSVSPKALPGWHITVEKQQLANPVSTEHGELTEAVTSVRWSGGQIPPGQFQEFPVGFSTPHGAESLVFKALQTYSDGEVVRWIDAAEPGSPEPAYPAPSLRVAATATPVVESDVDTTARVLGGAGLAVALAAAGWVAIRRTRPAGAGRRQGRAAEETIRL, translated from the coding sequence ATGCCGCGCTGGTTCCGCTCGATCGCGGTAGGGTTGCTGTCCGCCGCCGGAGTCCTGTTCGCCGGGCCGGCCGCCTTCGCGCACGTCTCGGTGTCACCGGAAATCGCCGAACCCGGCAAACGGGTGACGGCGGCATTCCGGGTGCCGAACGAAAGGGACAACACCTCCACGGTCGAGCTGGTCGTCACGATGCCCACCGAGCATCCGGTGTCTTCGGTCTCGCCGAAGGCTCTGCCGGGCTGGCACATCACGGTCGAGAAGCAGCAGCTGGCCAACCCGGTGAGCACCGAACATGGGGAGCTGACCGAGGCGGTCACCTCGGTGCGCTGGTCCGGTGGACAGATACCGCCCGGCCAGTTCCAGGAGTTCCCGGTCGGCTTCTCCACTCCCCACGGCGCGGAGTCCCTGGTGTTCAAGGCGCTGCAGACCTACTCCGACGGCGAGGTGGTGCGCTGGATCGACGCGGCCGAGCCCGGCAGTCCGGAGCCGGCGTACCCCGCGCCGTCCCTGCGGGTCGCGGCGACCGCCACCCCGGTCGTCGAGTCCGATGTGGACACAACGGCCAGGGTGCTCGGCGGTGCCGGGCTGGCGGTCGCGCTGGCCGCCGCCGGCTGGGTGGCGATCCGCCGCACCCGCCCGGCCGGTGCCGGCCGCCGGCAGGGCCGCGCCGCCGAGGAGACCATCCGGCTCTGA
- a CDS encoding MmpS family transport accessory protein: MKDFTAPPERPGLLLARKTWWLPWLLGAAVLTTGAVTVAQYLGDSGRAAGGDQLRSPGGRHRVAYEITGGGSSPEIRYVVDGVATTARAESAPLPWREEFDLQVGAGRGVVQVLAANDGTVPLSCAIRVDGVVVQQSTAPGGASSVSCSSVLRSGPN, encoded by the coding sequence GTGAAAGACTTCACAGCGCCACCGGAAAGGCCCGGGCTGCTGCTGGCCAGGAAGACCTGGTGGCTGCCCTGGCTGCTCGGTGCCGCGGTACTGACCACCGGCGCGGTCACCGTGGCGCAGTACCTCGGCGACTCCGGCAGGGCGGCCGGCGGGGACCAGCTGCGGTCGCCGGGCGGCCGGCACCGGGTCGCCTACGAGATCACCGGGGGCGGGAGTTCCCCGGAGATCCGGTATGTGGTGGACGGCGTCGCGACCACGGCGCGGGCGGAAAGTGCGCCCTTGCCGTGGCGCGAGGAGTTCGACCTCCAGGTCGGCGCCGGGCGCGGCGTGGTCCAGGTGCTGGCCGCGAACGACGGGACGGTCCCCCTCTCCTGTGCGATCAGGGTGGACGGCGTGGTCGTGCAGCAGAGCACCGCGCCCGGCGGCGCATCCTCGGTCTCCTGTTCCTCGGTCCTGCGCTCCGGTCCGAACTAG
- a CDS encoding type IV toxin-antitoxin system AbiEi family antitoxin domain-containing protein produces the protein MRSADPVRRLAALTPTFTAAAAARVRLCGRDLRRLCDAGAVVRLSRGVYRRADAPAGAHLNLIAVAHRAPEAVICLGSALALHGLAAEVPAVVRIAIREGRNRPRITSPATRVSLFAARTFDLGLSTVEVLPGEPVRVYDPARAVVDALRLRHQLGGSIAIDALRRYLARPNEDPAELFGYADALGVSGYLGRAVAAGLGE, from the coding sequence GTGCGAAGCGCTGACCCGGTACGGCGGCTCGCCGCGCTGACCCCGACCTTCACCGCCGCCGCGGCCGCACGGGTGCGGCTGTGCGGCCGTGACCTGCGCCGGTTGTGCGATGCCGGGGCGGTGGTGCGGCTTTCGCGCGGGGTCTACCGCAGGGCGGACGCCCCGGCAGGCGCACACCTGAACCTGATCGCGGTGGCGCACCGGGCGCCGGAAGCGGTGATCTGCCTCGGTTCCGCGCTGGCCCTGCACGGGCTGGCCGCCGAAGTGCCCGCCGTGGTGCGGATCGCGATCCGGGAGGGCCGCAACCGGCCGCGGATCACCAGCCCGGCGACCAGGGTCTCGCTGTTCGCCGCGCGAACCTTCGACCTCGGCCTGAGCACCGTCGAAGTGCTGCCCGGCGAACCGGTGCGGGTGTACGACCCCGCCCGCGCGGTGGTCGACGCCCTGCGCCTCCGGCACCAGCTCGGCGGCTCGATCGCCATCGACGCGCTGCGCCGCTATCTCGCCCGTCCGAACGAGGATCCGGCCGAACTGTTCGGTTATGCCGACGCGCTGGGCGTCAGCGGATACCTGGGTCGTGCCGTGGCCGCCGGGCTCGGTGAGTGA
- a CDS encoding dihydrofolate reductase family protein, producing the protein MSLARVHNFSISLDGFGTGEGQSDQAHFGHAGDRLHQWMFATRWWQPGGSGGVDDAFVQQHDPGIGAEIMGAGKFGHPGWHEDPEWKGAWGPNPPFHTPVFVLTHHARSSIEMEGGTTFHFIDASPAEALETARKAAGGKDVRIGGGSTVIRDFLAAGLVDYLHAVVVPILLGRGVRLWDGLEGLEKDYNVEATSSPSGVTHVTFTRVDG; encoded by the coding sequence ATGTCACTAGCCCGCGTGCACAACTTCTCCATCTCACTCGACGGCTTCGGCACCGGTGAGGGCCAGAGCGATCAGGCACATTTCGGGCACGCCGGGGACCGGCTGCACCAATGGATGTTCGCCACCCGGTGGTGGCAGCCCGGCGGTAGCGGCGGGGTGGACGACGCTTTCGTCCAGCAGCACGATCCGGGGATCGGCGCCGAGATCATGGGGGCAGGGAAGTTCGGTCACCCCGGATGGCACGAGGACCCCGAGTGGAAGGGCGCGTGGGGCCCCAACCCGCCGTTCCACACACCGGTCTTCGTGCTCACCCATCACGCACGCTCGTCGATCGAGATGGAGGGCGGCACGACGTTCCACTTCATCGACGCTTCGCCGGCCGAGGCGCTCGAGACGGCCCGCAAGGCCGCGGGCGGCAAGGACGTACGCATCGGCGGAGGTTCCACCGTGATCCGCGACTTCCTCGCTGCCGGGCTCGTCGACTACCTGCACGCGGTGGTGGTCCCGATCCTGCTCGGTCGGGGCGTGCGCCTCTGGGACGGGCTGGAGGGCCTCGAAAAGGACTACAACGTCGAGGCCACTTCTTCGCCCAGCGGAGTCACGCATGTGACGTTCACCCGCGTCGATGGCTGA
- a CDS encoding NAD(P)H-binding protein produces the protein MTGVLVTGGTGKTGGALVELLRGEGVPVRVASRNPSAGAPDAVRFDWGDPETHPPALRGVDRVFLVPPVESVDPMPLVGPFLAEAQRLGVRRVVLLGSAIVLPNAPSALEMAARVRAQPGWVVLRASGFMQNFLSPHPMGERIRRHGEIRTAAGDGRLGWIDARDIAAAAAALLTGSGEQRDYLLTGPKALSYPDAAAIITAGTGRPVRVVPIGTGEQAAGLRAAGIPAEFAAALASVEDGIRAGREDQVSTAVLDLTGRPPRTFAEFVKDHAAEWGNVDSAASDR, from the coding sequence ATGACCGGCGTGCTGGTGACCGGCGGCACCGGGAAGACCGGCGGCGCGCTGGTGGAACTGCTGCGCGGCGAGGGCGTTCCGGTCCGGGTGGCCAGCCGCAACCCGTCCGCCGGTGCCCCGGACGCGGTCCGGTTCGACTGGGGCGACCCGGAAACCCACCCGCCCGCGCTGCGCGGGGTGGATCGGGTCTTCCTGGTGCCCCCGGTGGAGAGCGTGGATCCGATGCCGTTGGTCGGGCCGTTCCTGGCCGAGGCACAACGGCTCGGCGTGCGCCGGGTGGTGCTCCTCGGTTCCGCCATCGTGCTGCCGAACGCGCCCAGCGCGCTGGAAATGGCCGCGCGGGTGCGCGCTCAGCCTGGGTGGGTCGTGCTGCGCGCGTCCGGGTTCATGCAGAACTTCCTGAGCCCGCACCCGATGGGCGAGCGGATCAGGCGGCACGGCGAGATCCGCACCGCCGCCGGCGACGGCCGGCTGGGTTGGATCGACGCGCGGGACATCGCGGCGGCCGCCGCCGCTCTGCTGACCGGGTCCGGCGAGCAGCGCGACTATCTGCTCACCGGGCCGAAGGCGTTGAGCTACCCGGACGCGGCGGCGATCATCACCGCCGGCACCGGACGACCGGTCCGGGTGGTGCCGATCGGGACCGGCGAACAGGCGGCCGGCCTCCGGGCCGCGGGCATACCCGCCGAGTTCGCCGCCGCCCTCGCCAGCGTGGAAGACGGCATCCGGGCCGGCCGGGAAGATCAGGTCAGCACCGCGGTACTGGACCTGACCGGCCGTCCGCCCCGGACCTTCGCCGAATTCGTCAAGGACCACGCGGCCGAATGGGGGAACGTCGATTCGGCCGCGAGCGACCGATGA
- a CDS encoding nuclear transport factor 2 family protein — translation MPSTPEEAFRRLLELMLAKDTDAVAALWAEDGTAEFPFAVGNSPRLLTGREQIRVYLGRLPELMDVQEIPAVTVHHTERPDTIVVEFTGTGRTLRTGEPYRLDYIAVITAQDGLITRYRDYWSPLATASAAGTLPELLDSLRSEAAR, via the coding sequence GTGCCGAGCACTCCCGAAGAAGCGTTCCGTCGGCTGCTGGAGCTGATGTTGGCCAAGGACACGGACGCCGTCGCCGCCTTGTGGGCGGAAGACGGCACCGCCGAGTTCCCGTTCGCCGTGGGAAACTCGCCGCGCCTGCTGACCGGGCGGGAACAGATCCGCGTCTACCTGGGCCGCCTGCCGGAGCTGATGGACGTGCAAGAGATCCCTGCGGTCACCGTGCACCACACGGAACGGCCGGACACCATTGTCGTCGAGTTCACCGGGACCGGGCGCACGCTGCGCACCGGAGAGCCCTACCGGCTGGACTACATCGCGGTGATCACCGCCCAGGACGGTCTGATCACCCGCTATCGGGACTACTGGAGCCCGCTGGCCACCGCCTCGGCGGCCGGGACGCTGCCCGAGCTGCTCGACTCGCTGCGCTCCGAGGCCGCCCGATGA
- a CDS encoding helix-turn-helix transcriptional regulator has product MSRGDLADFLRRRREALRPDQVPASVTHPPGRRARRTPGLRREEVAASAGVSVSYYERLEQARAPRPSPEVLAALGTALRLTAAEREHLARLAGQVPPGTGTDREPVPADARRLLDRLGPIPAYLVDERQDIVAWNGASAALITDFGLLPAEERNTVRLSIRRGGTLCSAPAGAEGEFARQFAAQLRAAGVRHPGDRALGELVNELAAHSPDFAAGWRDHDVRPIPTLRKHLHHPELGELELDCQTLLLPGTDLRLVLYTAEPGSPSATALARLAGVSP; this is encoded by the coding sequence GTGAGCAGAGGTGATCTCGCCGACTTTCTGCGCCGCAGGCGGGAAGCACTGCGTCCGGATCAGGTGCCGGCCAGCGTCACCCACCCGCCGGGCCGGCGCGCCAGGCGCACTCCCGGGCTGCGCCGCGAAGAGGTGGCCGCGTCGGCCGGGGTGTCGGTCAGCTACTACGAACGACTGGAGCAGGCCCGCGCACCCCGTCCCTCCCCGGAAGTGCTGGCCGCACTGGGCACCGCGCTGCGGCTCACCGCCGCGGAACGCGAGCACCTGGCGCGGCTGGCGGGGCAGGTCCCGCCCGGCACGGGCACCGATCGGGAGCCGGTGCCCGCCGACGCCCGCCGGCTGCTGGACCGGCTCGGGCCGATACCCGCCTACCTGGTCGACGAGCGGCAGGACATCGTGGCCTGGAACGGCGCGTCGGCCGCGTTGATCACCGATTTCGGGCTGCTGCCCGCCGAGGAGCGCAACACCGTGCGGCTGTCCATCCGGCGGGGCGGCACCCTCTGCTCGGCACCGGCGGGCGCGGAGGGCGAGTTCGCCCGGCAGTTCGCCGCCCAGCTGCGCGCGGCCGGCGTCCGCCACCCTGGCGACCGCGCCCTCGGCGAGCTGGTCAACGAGCTCGCCGCGCACAGCCCGGACTTCGCCGCCGGCTGGCGCGACCACGACGTACGCCCCATACCGACGCTGCGCAAGCACCTGCACCACCCCGAGCTGGGCGAGCTGGAGCTGGACTGCCAAACCCTGCTGCTGCCCGGCACCGACCTGCGACTGGTGCTGTACACCGCGGAACCGGGCAGCCCGAGCGCCACCGCACTGGCCCGGTTGGCGGGAGTCTCCCCTTAG
- a CDS encoding HNH endonuclease signature motif containing protein, with protein sequence MLYVDFSMLPPDWLASMNAASIERLDVSQAVGVVISARRAICRMQAVQARAIAQVSRARGGARWVADELAPELRLSRETTATRVALAKALVSRMPCLLAAMTEGELDIEKARQAFDGVAVLSDDLARQADEILADRIGEKNPSNWRKTVTRVVASLDPEGQRARAEARRKQRRVELHHEPDAMASLWAYLPVEIATAVYARIDMLARKLRVGDETRTMDQLRADVLAELLLGKGWEGLAAQVFIHIPLDTALGIRDDGCELVGHGPIPGEIGRQLMNQPGSVWRKVLTDPVSGTVRDIGRTRYRPPADLAELVRVRDRTCRAPGCNRPAQRCDADHCTAWSQNGDTCEHNLCCLCRHHHGLKDEPGWTFEFDPDTADLTVTTPTGRSYSTRPEPLLDPPPPKITNGPPPF encoded by the coding sequence ATGTTGTATGTTGATTTCAGTATGTTACCGCCGGATTGGTTGGCGTCGATGAATGCGGCGTCGATTGAGCGGCTCGATGTGTCGCAGGCGGTGGGAGTGGTGATCTCGGCTCGGCGGGCGATCTGTCGTATGCAGGCGGTGCAGGCCCGCGCGATCGCGCAGGTCAGCCGGGCCCGTGGTGGTGCGCGGTGGGTGGCGGATGAGTTGGCGCCGGAGTTGCGGTTGTCCCGTGAAACGACCGCGACCCGGGTAGCCTTGGCGAAAGCGCTGGTGTCCCGGATGCCGTGTTTGCTGGCGGCGATGACCGAGGGCGAGTTGGATATCGAGAAGGCCCGTCAAGCCTTTGATGGGGTGGCGGTGTTGTCGGACGATTTAGCCCGCCAGGCCGACGAAATCCTGGCCGATCGCATCGGCGAAAAGAATCCCAGCAACTGGCGGAAAACGGTAACGCGCGTGGTGGCGAGTCTCGATCCCGAGGGTCAACGCGCCCGCGCGGAGGCCCGCCGTAAGCAGCGCCGGGTCGAATTGCACCACGAGCCCGACGCGATGGCCTCACTCTGGGCCTACCTCCCGGTCGAAATCGCGACCGCCGTGTATGCCCGCATCGACATGCTGGCCCGCAAACTCCGGGTCGGCGATGAAACCCGCACGATGGACCAACTTCGAGCCGATGTGCTCGCGGAGTTGCTGCTCGGCAAAGGCTGGGAAGGCTTGGCCGCTCAGGTGTTCATCCACATCCCGCTCGACACCGCCCTCGGTATCCGTGATGACGGGTGCGAGCTGGTCGGTCATGGCCCGATCCCGGGTGAGATCGGGCGCCAGCTCATGAACCAGCCCGGTTCGGTGTGGCGGAAAGTCCTGACCGATCCGGTATCGGGCACTGTCCGGGATATCGGCCGCACCCGCTACCGCCCACCAGCCGACCTCGCCGAACTGGTCCGAGTGCGTGACCGCACCTGCCGGGCACCGGGCTGCAACCGGCCCGCGCAACGCTGCGACGCCGACCACTGCACCGCATGGTCGCAAAACGGGGACACCTGCGAACACAACCTCTGCTGCCTGTGCCGCCACCACCACGGCTTGAAAGACGAGCCCGGCTGGACTTTCGAGTTCGATCCCGACACGGCCGATTTAACGGTCACCACTCCGACCGGACGCAGCTACTCGACCAGACCGGAGCCGCTGCTCGATCCGCCACCACCGAAGATCACCAACGGGCCACCACCCTTCTAG
- a CDS encoding 7-cyano-7-deazaguanine synthase, with amino-acid sequence MGVEMPKSVLLFSGGVESTVLAHQLAQKEHELHLLAIDYGQRHRNEHVFARITADRLGASLDVLDIREVGGLLPGNSLTDRRVDVPDYDPAILGTDHVVPNRNAILLTVAFAVAVCVRADEVAIGSIAGDSRTGDCTAEFFAAFNAMERLVTAEFAPLQVTLVTPLIGLQKSEVILLGESLGVRWRDTWSCFRGGETQCGTCATCHDRRTAFIKAGVKDPTVYAEASQ; translated from the coding sequence ATGGGCGTGGAAATGCCGAAGTCGGTTTTGTTGTTCTCCGGTGGAGTCGAGTCGACGGTACTTGCCCATCAATTGGCACAAAAAGAGCACGAACTACACCTGCTGGCCATCGACTACGGGCAGCGGCATCGCAATGAGCACGTCTTCGCGCGCATCACCGCCGACCGGCTGGGTGCCTCGCTCGATGTGCTCGACATCAGGGAGGTCGGCGGCCTGCTGCCGGGGAATTCGCTGACCGATCGCCGGGTCGACGTGCCGGACTACGATCCCGCGATCCTCGGCACGGATCATGTGGTGCCCAACCGGAACGCCATCCTGCTGACGGTCGCCTTCGCGGTCGCGGTCTGCGTGCGAGCGGATGAGGTGGCCATCGGTTCGATAGCGGGTGATTCGCGGACCGGGGATTGCACCGCGGAGTTCTTCGCCGCCTTCAATGCGATGGAGCGGTTGGTCACCGCGGAATTCGCACCGCTGCAGGTCACATTGGTGACACCACTGATCGGCCTGCAAAAGTCCGAGGTGATCCTTCTCGGCGAATCGCTCGGAGTTCGCTGGCGCGATACCTGGAGCTGCTTCCGGGGCGGCGAGACGCAGTGCGGCACCTGCGCGACCTGCCATGACCGCCGCACCGCCTTCATCAAAGCAGGAGTCAAAGACCCCACTGTCTACGCGGAGGCTTCGCAGTAA
- the queD gene encoding 6-carboxytetrahydropterin synthase QueD encodes MLRITKDFQFSASHRLEHLPDDHQCARLHGHNYVVQLELSASSPDDLNEAGFVRDYGELADFKKWLDAELDHRHLNDVVPDRNPSAENLAVWIFDLWSARFAEISAVRVSETPKTWAEYRP; translated from the coding sequence ATGCTACGTATCACCAAGGACTTCCAGTTCTCGGCCAGCCACCGGCTGGAACACCTGCCCGACGACCATCAGTGCGCGCGCCTGCACGGGCACAATTACGTCGTCCAGCTGGAGTTGTCCGCGTCGTCGCCGGACGACCTCAACGAGGCCGGCTTCGTGCGCGACTACGGCGAGCTGGCGGATTTCAAGAAGTGGCTGGACGCCGAACTCGACCACCGTCATCTCAACGACGTGGTTCCCGACCGCAATCCGTCGGCGGAAAATCTTGCCGTCTGGATTTTCGACCTGTGGTCGGCGCGCTTCGCCGAGATCTCCGCGGTGCGGGTTTCCGAAACACCGAAGACCTGGGCGGAGTACCGGCCTTGA
- a CDS encoding 7-carboxy-7-deazaguanine synthase QueE: protein MSRPTVLAEEDRRNQPLIVVNEIFGPTVQGEGPAAGRRCGFLRLGGCNLSCSWCDTPYTWDWKGVSDTGVAHDPRKELVGRPVEEILGELLAMQVPLVVVSGGEPMTQQERLLPLLRALLDHGVSVEIETNGTVVPSDEIVELAVRFNVSPKLAHSGDPEHRRIKPAALRKLQGTNGVAFKFVCRSTEDLADVAELQNRIGFEPVWIMPEGRNEHEVVGNLRMIAAETVRRGWNLTTRLHVLAWGDKRGV, encoded by the coding sequence TTGAGCCGGCCGACGGTCCTTGCCGAAGAGGACAGACGGAACCAGCCGTTGATCGTCGTCAACGAGATCTTCGGTCCCACCGTGCAAGGTGAGGGGCCGGCCGCCGGCAGGCGCTGCGGGTTCCTGCGGCTCGGCGGCTGCAACCTGTCGTGCAGCTGGTGCGACACGCCCTACACCTGGGACTGGAAGGGCGTCAGCGATACCGGTGTGGCCCACGACCCGCGGAAGGAGCTGGTCGGGCGCCCGGTCGAAGAGATCCTGGGTGAGCTGCTCGCGATGCAGGTTCCGCTCGTGGTAGTCAGCGGCGGCGAGCCGATGACCCAGCAGGAGCGGCTTCTCCCGCTGTTGCGCGCGCTGCTGGACCACGGCGTGTCGGTCGAGATCGAGACGAACGGCACCGTCGTCCCGTCCGACGAAATAGTCGAACTCGCGGTGCGGTTCAACGTGTCCCCCAAATTGGCCCATTCCGGAGATCCGGAGCACCGCAGAATCAAGCCGGCGGCACTGCGCAAACTGCAGGGCACGAACGGCGTGGCGTTCAAGTTCGTCTGCCGGTCGACCGAAGACCTGGCCGACGTCGCCGAACTGCAGAACCGGATCGGATTCGAACCTGTCTGGATCATGCCCGAAGGAAGGAACGAGCATGAAGTCGTCGGGAACCTACGAATGATCGCAGCCGAAACGGTGCGCCGTGGCTGGAATCTCACGACCCGGTTGCATGTACTGGCCTGGGGCGACAAGCGAGGAGTATGA